From a region of the Coregonus clupeaformis isolate EN_2021a unplaced genomic scaffold, ASM2061545v1 scaf0367, whole genome shotgun sequence genome:
- the LOC123484602 gene encoding uncharacterized protein LOC123484602: MPGCFSKLVERVRGRRRSTASTGCSNSFVGCFCCLFPFCRVCNRREVDSDIDFIEESTVLDEVQLVVPLDDVPDVPLLPAILEEVPDVPTILEEAIGNWQLIPIRFSSLYCGPVVIRNNAGPVAKAWRTFQFISPIITYMRGGIPGMCLCHYLILIYIQVVVRMHHASRVRGLETQLVWAISKETHRLSPEGIPYCATKVQSISWIQYVAGRVTQYASHLRHETSVAVTHGCYQQTDVSVVYATLHMGLDGLLSSSAWSEAASVSTPTTQQFTEPEPEGHNCYEGWEEDLLPEEREVPLLNLYLTTKRVEDIGLRLVSLRQAFTTLLGSTLSRNHLLTLRGELAEANIHHVNLIDVLFELVLFGMMTAQKSLMVQPGGFMERLYTLLYSFLPTVASIEPKAERYLLLLNGGLMALLDDMFGQQLAWYFNRESLVTELSSLLEYHLEYLMASM; the protein is encoded by the exons ATGCCTGGGTGCTTTTCAAAATTGGTGGAGAGAGTGCGTGGACGTCGGCGGTCTACTGCGTCGACAGGTTGTTCAAATTCATTTGTGGGTTGTTTTTGTTGTCTTTTTCCGTTTTGCAGGGTTTGCAATCGTCGGGAGGTGGACAGCGACATCGACTTCATAGAGG AATCAACTGTCCTGGATGAGGTCCAGTTGGTTGTGCCATTGGATGATGTGCCGGATGTACCACTGCTGCCAGCCATCCTTGAGGAGGTGCCAGATGTGCCGACTATCCTTGAG GAGGCCATTGGTAATTGGCAGTTGATACCGATTAGGTTTAGCTCCCTGTACTGTGGGCCTGTTGTGATCAGG AACAATGCCGGTCCGGTGGCTAAAGCTTGGAGAACTTTCCAGTTCATCAGCCCCATTATCACCTACATGCGTGGGGGGATCCCAGGTATGTGTCTTTGTCACTACCTAATCCTAATCTACATC CAGGTGGTGGTGAGGATGCACCATGCGAGTAGGGTTCGAGGCCTGGAGACTCAACTGGTGTGGGCCATCTCCAAGGAGACACACAGACTTAGTCCAGAGGGCATCCCCTACTGTGCCACCAAGGTGCAGTCCATCTCTTGGATCCAG TATGTGGCTGGCAGGGTGACCCAGTATGCGTCTCACCTCCGCCACGAGACGTCTGTGGCCGTGACGCATGGCTGCTACCAG CAAACTGATGTCTCGGTGGTGTACGCCACTCTCCACATGGGGCTGGATGGGCTGCTCTCCTCCTCGGCGTGGTCGGAGGCTGCCTCCGTCTCTACGCCCACCACTCAGCAGTTCACTGAGCCAGAGCCTGAGGGCCACAACTGCTATGAG GGCTGGGAGGAGGACCTGCTGCCTGAGGAGAGGGAGGTTCCTCTGCTAAA cctctACCTTACCACCAAGAGAGTGGAGGACATCGGCCTGAGGCTCGTCTCCCTGCGCCAGGCCTTTACT aCCCTGCTCGGTTCCACCCTGAGTAGGAACCATCT ATTGACATTGAGAGGGGAGCTGGCTGAGGCAAAT ATCCATCATGTTAACCTGATAGATGTCCTTTTTGAGCTGGTGCTGTTTGGGATGATGACAGCTCAGAAATCCCTGATGGTG CAACCTGGTGGGTTCATGGAGCGTCTGTACACTCTCCTGTACTCCTTCCTGCCCACTGTTGCCAGCATTGAGCCAAAGGCTGAGAGATACCTGTTGCTGCTCAAT GGCGGGCTGATGGCTCTGCTAGATGACATGTTTGGGCAGCAGCTGGCCTGGTATTTTAACCGAGAGTCTCTGGTCACTGAGCTCTCCAGCCTCCTCGAGTACCACCTCGAGTACCTCATGGCCAGCATGTAG